A section of the Bacillus sp. HSf4 genome encodes:
- a CDS encoding ABC transporter ATP-binding protein — protein sequence MSLLTVKDLTGGYTRNPVLRNISFSIEREQIVGLIGLNGAGKSTTIRHIIGLMEPHKGSVELNGKTFMEDPESYRSQFTFIPETPILYEELTLKEHLELTAMAYGLSKETFEKRLPPLLKEFRMEKRLKWFPAHFSKGMKQKVMIMCAFLVEPDLYIIDEPFLGLDPLAINALLERMNEAKKNGSAVLMSTHILATAERYCDSFIILHNGEVRAKGTLEELREQFSMKEASLDDLYVELTKEESYE from the coding sequence ATGTCACTACTGACTGTTAAGGATCTGACTGGAGGATATACAAGAAATCCGGTGCTCCGCAATATTTCATTTTCGATTGAACGGGAGCAGATCGTCGGATTGATCGGCTTGAACGGGGCGGGGAAAAGCACGACGATCCGCCATATTATCGGACTGATGGAGCCGCACAAAGGCTCTGTTGAGCTGAACGGCAAGACATTCATGGAAGATCCGGAAAGCTACCGTTCCCAATTTACGTTTATCCCGGAAACACCGATTTTATATGAAGAGCTCACGCTGAAGGAACATTTGGAACTGACCGCGATGGCCTATGGATTATCGAAAGAAACATTTGAAAAAAGGCTTCCGCCGCTGCTGAAGGAGTTCAGGATGGAGAAGCGTCTCAAATGGTTTCCGGCCCATTTTTCCAAAGGGATGAAGCAGAAGGTCATGATTATGTGCGCCTTTTTGGTGGAGCCTGACCTTTATATTATCGATGAGCCTTTTCTCGGCCTTGATCCGCTGGCGATCAACGCTCTCCTTGAACGGATGAATGAAGCAAAGAAAAACGGTTCGGCCGTTTTGATGTCGACGCATATTTTAGCCACCGCAGAACGGTATTGTGATTCTTTTATTATTTTACATAACGGCGAAGTGCGGGCTAAGGGTACGCTTGAAGAGCTGAGAGAGCAGTTTTCCATGAAAGAGGCGAGCCTTGACGATCTGTATGTTGAACTGACGAAGGAAGAGAGCTATGAATAG